Proteins from a single region of Runella sp. SP2:
- a CDS encoding AraC family transcriptional regulator: protein MKESSSVPIIDANQLMSNLHRELKTHVAFTTKVHSNFHINRIEDYMKIVNFPTQSDIVPRRISVYSFFFLTKGRSIRSKGLDSYDFGENTFFFLPAYQITTHQEICFGSEGYYCHFDMELLNVDYKTKDLINEFTFLEFHANPIVKIDEQAKMRIIPLLERLIQEYNAGENCRFDILRMYLMTVFTELKIFIGSSKPNISNSAFLITEQYKKYLSQYIYEKQKTTEYAELMAISPNHLNKCVKTTLGKSAHELLNEMLLLEAKLLLKQTNLTVTEIAYKIGKNEISDFARFFKSQTGMKPSEYRMMN, encoded by the coding sequence ATGAAAGAAAGCAGTTCTGTTCCAATAATTGATGCAAATCAGCTTATGTCTAATTTGCATAGAGAATTGAAAACGCATGTTGCTTTCACTACGAAAGTTCACTCTAATTTTCATATCAATCGCATCGAGGACTACATGAAAATAGTGAACTTTCCAACTCAATCCGATATTGTGCCTCGTCGAATCTCGGTTTATAGTTTCTTTTTTTTAACCAAAGGGCGAAGTATCAGAAGTAAAGGCTTAGATAGCTACGATTTCGGAGAAAACACGTTTTTTTTTCTCCCTGCTTATCAGATTACAACGCACCAAGAAATATGCTTTGGTAGCGAAGGATATTACTGCCATTTTGATATGGAATTGTTGAATGTTGACTATAAAACAAAAGATCTTATCAATGAATTTACATTTTTGGAGTTTCACGCCAATCCAATTGTTAAGATTGATGAACAAGCCAAAATGCGTATTATTCCTTTACTCGAAAGGCTCATTCAAGAATACAATGCGGGGGAAAATTGTAGATTCGATATTTTAAGAATGTACTTGATGACGGTCTTCACTGAATTAAAAATATTTATCGGTTCATCTAAACCAAATATTTCAAATTCTGCTTTTTTGATTACTGAACAGTATAAAAAGTACTTGTCACAATACATTTATGAGAAGCAAAAAACTACCGAGTATGCAGAATTGATGGCCATATCGCCCAATCATTTGAATAAATGTGTAAAAACAACTTTAGGAAAATCGGCCCATGAATTACTGAATGAAATGCTGTTGCTGGAAGCAAAATTATTGTTGAAACAAACCAACCTTACCGTTACCGAAATCGCCTACAAAATTGGGAAAAACGAGATAAGTGATTTTGCTCGTTTCTTTAAATCGCAAACGGGGATGAAACCGAGCGAGTATCGGATGATGAATTAA
- a CDS encoding Crp/Fnr family transcriptional regulator, translated as MDILSYLKQHGIYSDSLVDWVQNHSKTKTYPKGQVLFAEGDSPQRVYFIESGLLRMFYEKDGKEITHGFFAEDSVLMSVESIFYQQHSPYGCDALEPTTVTSFNFRDFTELSNKLPEVSHLEKLILYGVIKKLADTNYFLKFHTAKERYERMIAEYPNILLRAPLGHVASYLGITQQTLSVIRGQIA; from the coding sequence ATGGACATATTGTCGTATCTCAAACAGCACGGTATTTACTCAGATTCGCTCGTCGATTGGGTACAAAATCATTCCAAAACCAAGACCTACCCCAAAGGCCAGGTGTTATTTGCCGAAGGTGATTCTCCCCAACGCGTCTATTTCATCGAATCAGGACTTTTGCGGATGTTTTACGAAAAAGATGGCAAAGAAATCACCCACGGTTTTTTTGCCGAAGATTCCGTATTGATGTCGGTCGAGAGCATTTTTTACCAACAACACTCTCCCTACGGTTGCGATGCCTTAGAGCCAACCACGGTTACTTCATTCAATTTTCGTGACTTTACGGAGCTGAGTAACAAGCTACCTGAGGTGAGTCATTTAGAAAAACTCATTTTGTACGGCGTGATCAAAAAACTAGCCGATACCAATTACTTTTTGAAATTTCACACGGCCAAAGAACGCTACGAGCGCATGATTGCCGAGTATCCCAACATTCTTCTTCGGGCGCCGCTTGGGCACGTGGCGTCGTATTTGGGCATTACCCAACAAACCCTCAGCGTAATTCGTGGACAAATTGCTTAA
- a CDS encoding efflux RND transporter periplasmic adaptor subunit — protein MKKTVIFAAPALVALLVGCNSKPEKTAEKTAEAAIPVSIEEVQTTTVKNDVSVSGNIEGNTTVKLAFLVAGKVNFISAKEGQMVRKGQLVASLEPTNYHIAKELSDVQVNAVSDEFSRLKSLHDKGSVTDSDFSKVNFSLQQAKLQQQLHAKNESDTKLYSPIGGVMLKKLTETGEIVGVGIPAFVVSDISKVKVLAYIPEGELHYIKIGQRAEITVSALEKTFVGRVIEVGSAADATTRAFTIKIEVANPASQIRPGMIAEAKIKVDAISQAILLPAECIIHDLNNQTYVYVVDKAQNKAFKREVGIGKMIENKIEITKGVQAGERVVVAGQAKITDGTVVSINQ, from the coding sequence ATGAAAAAGACAGTCATTTTTGCCGCACCAGCCTTGGTTGCATTGCTGGTAGGTTGTAACTCAAAACCTGAAAAAACGGCCGAGAAAACGGCCGAAGCCGCCATTCCAGTTAGCATAGAAGAAGTGCAGACCACGACCGTGAAAAACGATGTGTCGGTCAGTGGTAATATCGAAGGAAATACCACCGTGAAGCTAGCCTTTTTGGTGGCGGGTAAAGTAAATTTTATTTCGGCCAAAGAAGGCCAAATGGTCAGAAAAGGTCAGTTGGTAGCAAGTTTGGAGCCTACCAACTACCACATCGCCAAAGAATTGTCGGATGTTCAGGTCAATGCCGTTTCGGACGAATTTTCGCGTCTGAAATCCTTACACGACAAAGGAAGTGTCACAGACAGTGATTTTTCAAAGGTGAATTTCTCTTTGCAACAAGCCAAACTTCAGCAGCAACTTCACGCCAAAAACGAAAGTGATACCAAGCTATATTCGCCGATTGGGGGAGTGATGTTGAAAAAACTTACCGAGACGGGCGAAATTGTGGGTGTCGGTATTCCAGCCTTTGTCGTATCGGACATTAGTAAAGTAAAGGTGTTAGCGTATATCCCTGAGGGTGAACTTCATTACATCAAAATTGGTCAACGCGCCGAAATTACCGTTTCGGCGTTAGAAAAAACCTTTGTAGGACGCGTCATTGAGGTGGGTTCGGCTGCGGATGCCACAACCCGCGCTTTTACCATCAAGATTGAAGTGGCCAATCCCGCCTCTCAAATCCGACCAGGGATGATTGCCGAGGCAAAAATCAAGGTCGATGCTATATCGCAAGCCATATTGCTTCCCGCCGAATGTATCATCCATGATTTGAACAACCAGACGTACGTCTATGTCGTGGATAAAGCTCAAAACAAGGCGTTTAAGCGCGAGGTAGGCATTGGTAAAATGATAGAAAATAAAATTGAAATCACCAAAGGGGTACAAGCAGGAGAGCGTGTGGTGGTAGCAGGACAAGCAAAAATTACGGACGGAACAGTGGTTTCAATTAACCAATAG